Proteins from a single region of Hypanus sabinus isolate sHypSab1 chromosome 26, sHypSab1.hap1, whole genome shotgun sequence:
- the LOC132381560 gene encoding gastrula zinc finger protein XlCGF7.1-like produces the protein MINPRKATGPDGVLGWVLRACASKLTGVLADIFNCSLLQSLLPSCFRKATIIPVLKKRERPFTCSLCGKKFTEASKLHAHQRVHTEERPFQCAECDKKYKSKNDLLTHQRTHTGERPFPCSVCGKRFSWSSNLLRHQLVHADDRPFKCSVCEKGFKTAKDCLTHQLVHTDKRPFKCTLCEKSFKSTQDLLTHQRTHTGEKPFTCSVCGKRFTRSSDQLKHERVHL, from the exons atgataaatccaaggaaggcgacgggCCCAGATGGTGTCCTGGGAtgggttctccgggcctgtgcaagcaAGCTAACTGGAGTGTtagctgacatcttcaactgctccctgcttcagtcccTGCTCCCCTCGTGTTTTAGGAAGGCAACTATAATCCCAGTGCTGAAGAAGA GAGAGAGGCCATTTACCTGTTCCCTGTGTGGGAAGAAGTTCACAGAGGCGTCCAAGCTCCacgcacaccagcgagttcacacagagGAGAGACCATTCCAGTGTGCTGAGTGCGATAAGAAGTACAAAAGTAAAAACGACCTCCTCACACATCAACGCactcacactggtgagaggccctTCCCCTGCTCtgtatgtgggaagagattttCTTGGTCATCTAACTTGCTGCGACATCAACTTGTTCATGCTGATGACAGACCTTTTAAATGCTCTGTCTGCGAGAAGGGCTTTAAAACTGCAAAGGATTGTCTGACACACCAACTTGTTCACACTGACAAGAGACCATTTAAGTGCACTCTGTGTGAGAAGAGCTTTAAAAGCACACAGGATCTGTTGACACACCAACGcactcacactggagagaagccattcacctgctctgtgtgtggcAAGAGATTTACCCGGTCATCTGACCAGCTTAAACATGAACGAGTTCACTTGTGA